A stretch of the Staphylococcus sp. NRL 16/872 genome encodes the following:
- a CDS encoding head maturation protease, ClpP-related: protein MPMKPKYFQMKRKSQSKGEIYIYGDIVSDKWFETDVTATDFKNQLDELGDVNEIDVHINSSGGSVFEGHAIYNMLKMHSAKINIYIDALAASIASVIAMSGDTIFMHKNSFLMIHNSWVMTVGNTEELRKTADLLDKTDSVSNTAYLDKATSLTQEELKQLLDVETWLTADEALSMGFVDEVIGANEMAASISEEQFKRFNNVPEVVEKDVDKITKIDDIDTSDSVETPKKAMSQEEKEAREKIRRECENLKITMNF, encoded by the coding sequence ATGCCAATGAAACCGAAGTACTTCCAAATGAAAAGGAAGTCACAGAGTAAAGGCGAGATTTACATTTATGGCGATATCGTCAGTGATAAATGGTTTGAAACAGACGTAACGGCTACAGATTTTAAAAACCAACTTGATGAATTGGGTGATGTTAACGAAATTGATGTGCATATCAACTCATCAGGTGGAAGTGTTTTTGAAGGTCACGCTATTTACAACATGTTAAAAATGCATAGCGCAAAAATAAATATTTACATTGATGCATTAGCAGCATCTATCGCAAGTGTTATCGCAATGAGCGGTGACACTATTTTTATGCACAAAAATAGCTTTCTTATGATTCATAATTCATGGGTTATGACCGTTGGTAACACCGAAGAATTGCGTAAAACAGCCGATTTACTCGATAAAACAGACAGTGTAAGTAATACAGCTTATTTAGATAAAGCGACTTCACTTACACAAGAAGAACTAAAGCAATTGTTAGATGTTGAAACTTGGTTAACAGCCGACGAAGCATTATCAATGGGCTTTGTTGATGAAGTGATAGGAGCTAATGAGATGGCTGCAAGTATTTCTGAAGAACAATTCAAACGATTTAATAATGTACCTGAAGTTGTTGAAAAAGATGTAGATAAAATTACAAAAATTGATGATATAGATACATCTGATTCGGTTGAAACACCTAAAAAAGCAATGTCACAAGAAGAAAAAGAAGCAAGAGAAAAAATTAGACGAGAATGTGAAAATTTAAAAATAACTATGAATTTTTAG
- a CDS encoding phage portal protein, protein MRAIAKEGLVTRIKQKLIDNWVDQTAHKMYDFSPWRNKSFWGIINNTLETNETIFSAVTKLSNSIASLPIKMYEDYKVINTDVSDLLTVTPNNSLSSFDFINQIETTRNEKGNAYVLIERDIYHQPEKLFLLNPDVVELAIENNSRELYYMVNGATGKKLVVHNMDMLHFKHIVGSNMVQGISPIDVLKNTTDFDNAVRNFNLSEMEKPDSFVLKYGSNVSPEKRNAVINNFKEFYNDNGGILFQEPGVEIEPLPKKYVSEDIVASENLTRERVANVFQIPSMFLNAKSSANFAKNEELNRYYLQHTLLPIIKQYEEEFNRKLLTKLDRQKNRYFKFNVKSYLRADSATQAEVYFKAVRSGYYTINDIREWEDLPPVEGGDKPLISGDLYPIDTPLEQRKSLKGGDKDANETEVLPNEKEVTE, encoded by the coding sequence GTGAGAGCAATCGCAAAAGAGGGTTTAGTAACACGTATCAAACAAAAATTGATAGACAACTGGGTAGATCAAACGGCACATAAAATGTATGACTTCAGTCCATGGCGTAACAAATCGTTCTGGGGCATCATAAATAACACATTAGAAACGAACGAGACCATATTTTCTGCAGTAACTAAGTTATCTAATTCAATAGCTAGTTTACCAATAAAAATGTATGAAGATTATAAAGTGATTAACACTGATGTATCAGATTTGTTAACAGTAACACCTAACAATTCATTAAGTAGTTTTGATTTCATCAATCAAATTGAAACTACCAGAAATGAAAAAGGTAACGCCTATGTTTTGATTGAACGAGATATTTACCATCAACCGGAAAAATTATTTCTTTTGAATCCGGATGTTGTTGAATTAGCTATAGAAAATAACTCACGTGAGCTTTATTACATGGTTAATGGTGCAACTGGTAAAAAATTAGTGGTACATAACATGGATATGTTGCATTTCAAACACATTGTAGGTTCTAACATGGTGCAAGGTATTAGCCCGATTGATGTATTAAAGAACACTACTGATTTTGATAATGCAGTACGTAACTTTAATTTATCTGAAATGGAAAAGCCTGATTCATTTGTATTGAAGTATGGATCAAACGTATCTCCCGAGAAAAGAAATGCAGTTATTAATAATTTTAAAGAGTTTTACAACGATAATGGCGGTATTCTTTTTCAAGAACCTGGTGTTGAAATTGAACCTTTGCCTAAAAAGTATGTATCAGAAGATATAGTCGCAAGTGAAAACTTAACTCGTGAACGTGTGGCTAACGTATTTCAAATACCATCCATGTTTTTAAATGCAAAGTCTAGCGCTAATTTTGCTAAGAATGAAGAATTGAATAGATATTACCTTCAACATACTCTATTACCTATCATTAAACAGTATGAAGAGGAATTTAATAGAAAACTTTTAACAAAATTAGACAGACAAAAGAATCGTTACTTTAAATTTAATGTGAAATCATATCTTAGAGCAGACAGTGCTACTCAAGCAGAAGTCTACTTTAAAGCAGTACGTAGTGGTTATTACACAATCAATGATATTCGTGAGTGGGAAGACCTTCCACCAGTTGAAGGTGGCGACAAACCATTAATTAGTGGTGACTTATATCCAATTGACACACCATTAGAACAAAGAAAATCATTGAAAGGTGGTGATAAAGATGCCAATGAAACCGAAGTACTTCCAAATGAAAAGGAAGTCACAGAGTAA
- a CDS encoding terminase large subunit, with translation MTIKILNEPSPKLLTTWYAQQVVEGKIIASKYVIKECERHLRYLENGGKWVFDEELAHRPIRFIEKFCKPSKGSKRQLVLQPWQHFVIGSLFGWVHKETRLRRFREALIFMGRKNGKTTTISGVANYGVSQDGENGAEIHLLANVMKQARILFDESKAMIKASPKLSKNFRPLRDEIHYDATISKIMPQASDSDKLDGLNTHMGIFDEIHEFKDYKLISVIKNSRAARLQPLLIYITTAGYQLDGPLVDMVEAGRDTLDGVIADERTFYFLASLDDDDDMNDSSNWIKANPNMGVSIDIEEMKEEWEKAKRIPAERGDFITKRFNIFANNDEMSFIDYQTLQKNNEVIALDQLEGLPCTIGYDLSETEDFTSACATFALDNGKVAVLSHSWIPKHKVEYSNEKIPYREWEEEGFLTIQDTPYIEYQDVYDWIIKMNEHYPVEKITYDRANAFKLNQELKNYGFETEETRQGALTLSPALKDLKEMFLDGKVIFNNNPLMKWYINNVQLKLDRNGNWLPSKQSRYRKIDGFAAFLNTYTDIMNKVVSESGEGNIEFISVKDLMR, from the coding sequence GTGACTATTAAGATACTCAACGAACCATCACCTAAGCTATTAACAACTTGGTATGCGCAACAAGTAGTCGAAGGTAAGATTATTGCTAGTAAATATGTAATAAAAGAGTGTGAGCGTCATTTACGTTACTTAGAAAACGGTGGTAAATGGGTTTTTGATGAAGAATTAGCACATAGACCTATTCGTTTTATAGAGAAGTTTTGTAAACCATCAAAAGGATCTAAACGACAATTAGTATTACAACCTTGGCAACATTTTGTCATCGGTAGTTTATTTGGTTGGGTGCATAAAGAAACGCGATTAAGACGTTTTAGAGAAGCGCTTATTTTCATGGGACGTAAGAATGGTAAAACGACCACTATTTCGGGTGTTGCAAACTATGGCGTTTCACAAGATGGTGAAAATGGCGCAGAAATACATCTATTAGCAAATGTAATGAAACAAGCAAGGATTCTTTTTGATGAATCAAAAGCCATGATTAAAGCTAGTCCTAAATTAAGTAAGAATTTCAGACCGTTAAGAGACGAAATTCATTACGATGCAACAATATCGAAAATCATGCCACAAGCCTCTGATAGTGATAAATTAGATGGTTTGAACACACACATGGGAATATTTGATGAAATACATGAATTTAAAGACTATAAATTGATATCAGTCATTAAAAACTCAAGAGCAGCGCGATTACAACCATTACTCATTTACATAACAACAGCTGGTTATCAATTAGATGGACCACTTGTTGATATGGTTGAAGCGGGCAGAGATACGCTTGATGGTGTTATAGCAGATGAACGTACATTTTACTTTTTGGCGTCTCTTGATGATGACGATGATATGAATGATTCATCTAATTGGATAAAAGCTAATCCTAATATGGGTGTTTCTATAGACATTGAAGAGATGAAAGAAGAATGGGAAAAGGCTAAACGTATACCCGCCGAACGTGGCGACTTCATCACAAAGCGTTTTAATATTTTTGCCAACAACGATGAAATGAGCTTTATTGACTATCAAACGTTGCAAAAGAACAACGAAGTTATTGCATTAGATCAATTAGAAGGGTTGCCATGTACGATTGGGTATGACTTATCAGAAACAGAGGACTTCACTTCTGCTTGTGCTACTTTCGCACTAGATAATGGTAAAGTTGCCGTTTTATCTCATTCATGGATTCCGAAACATAAGGTTGAATACTCGAACGAGAAGATACCTTATAGAGAATGGGAAGAAGAAGGTTTCTTAACCATTCAAGATACACCATACATTGAGTATCAAGATGTTTACGATTGGATTATTAAAATGAATGAGCATTATCCAGTTGAAAAGATAACCTATGACAGAGCAAATGCTTTCAAATTAAATCAAGAGTTGAAAAATTACGGGTTTGAAACAGAAGAAACACGACAAGGTGCTTTGACTTTAAGTCCTGCTTTAAAAGATTTAAAGGAAATGTTTTTAGATGGAAAAGTTATATTCAACAATAATCCACTTATGAAATGGTATATCAACAATGTTCAATTAAAACTGGATAGAAATGGAAATTGGCTACCTTCTAAACAAAGTAGATATCGTAAAATCGATGGTTTTGCAGCTTTCTTGAATACTTATACAGATATTATGAATAAAGTTGTTTCTGAAAGTGGTGAAGGTAATATCGAATTTATTAGCGTTAAAGACTTAATGCGCTAA
- a CDS encoding P27 family phage terminase small subunit yields the protein MNLKKEQLMSYIDNYQESDDILINLYIETYEFYCRLRDELKHSDLMMEHTNKAGASNIVKNPLSIELTKTVQTLNNLLKSLGLTAAQRKNIVQEESGFGDY from the coding sequence ATGAATCTGAAAAAAGAACAGTTGATGAGCTATATCGATAACTATCAAGAATCAGACGATATACTTATAAACTTATATATTGAAACTTACGAATTTTATTGCAGATTAAGAGATGAGTTAAAACATAGTGATTTGATGATGGAACACACAAATAAAGCTGGAGCAAGCAATATTGTTAAGAATCCACTAAGTATTGAGCTAACAAAGACGGTACAAACCTTAAATAACTTGCTTAAATCATTAGGTTTAACTGCCGCACAACGTAAAAATATTGTGCAGGAAGAAAGTGGTTTCGGTGACTATTAA
- a CDS encoding HNH endonuclease signature motif containing protein has protein sequence MTRHDNTHKHGRKSYEYDWFYHSRAWKKLRQMALDRDNNLCQMCLLNGNITDATIVHHIVYVDDDFDKALNLDNLLSVCHSCHNKIHANDQDRNNIKIIRVAKI, from the coding sequence ATGACAAGACATGACAACACACATAAACATGGTCGTAAGTCTTATGAGTATGATTGGTTCTATCATTCAAGAGCATGGAAGAAGCTTCGACAGATGGCACTAGATAGAGACAATAACCTATGCCAAATGTGTTTACTTAATGGGAATATCACAGATGCTACAATCGTCCATCATATCGTTTATGTTGATGATGATTTTGATAAAGCTTTGAATCTCGATAACTTACTTTCAGTTTGTCATAGTTGCCACAATAAAATTCATGCTAATGACCAAGACAGAAATAATATAAAAATTATTCGAGTTGCTAAAATTTAA
- a CDS encoding DEAD/DEAH box helicase: protein MTKLAITFQPHSYQKHAIDKVIENEKYGLFLDMGLGKTVSTLTAFSELQLLDTEKMLVIAPLNVAKDTWADEIDKWEHLKHLRVSKILGTPKQRIAALRQDADIYITNKENTKWLCEQYKKEWPFDMVVIDELSTFKNPSSQRFKAIKKKLPLVKRFVGLTGTPSPNSLLDLWAQVYLIDRGERLETAFSRYRERYFRATHQVSDHVYNWELREGSEDLIYKQIEDIALSMKASDYLDMPERIDTKQVVTLSNKERKLYDELEKYYILEDETDGTVVAQSGASLSQKLLQLSNGAVYTDDEEVRHIHDRKLDKLEEIIEESQGQPILLFYSFRHDKDRILERFDDVITLDDSDYKDKWNSGKAKILLAHPASAGHGLNLQQGGHIIVWFGLTWSLELYQQANARLYRQGQEHTTIIHHIMTENTIDQRVYQALQNKELTQDELMKAIKARIDKYK from the coding sequence GTGACTAAATTGGCAATTACCTTTCAACCACATAGCTATCAAAAGCATGCAATCGATAAAGTGATTGAGAATGAAAAGTATGGTCTTTTCTTGGATATGGGCCTAGGTAAGACAGTATCAACCTTAACGGCATTTAGTGAATTACAATTACTTGATACTGAAAAGATGTTAGTCATAGCACCTTTGAATGTTGCTAAAGATACATGGGCAGATGAAATTGATAAGTGGGAACATTTAAAACATTTGCGTGTATCTAAAATACTTGGAACACCTAAGCAAAGAATAGCGGCACTTAGGCAAGATGCAGACATCTATATTACCAATAAAGAAAATACGAAATGGTTATGTGAGCAATATAAGAAAGAATGGCCATTCGATATGGTTGTGATAGATGAGCTATCAACATTTAAGAATCCATCAAGCCAAAGGTTTAAAGCCATAAAGAAGAAACTACCTTTAGTGAAAAGATTTGTTGGGTTAACTGGAACGCCAAGTCCAAACAGTCTACTAGATTTATGGGCGCAAGTTTATTTAATCGATAGAGGCGAACGACTAGAAACGGCATTTAGTCGATATCGTGAACGATACTTCAGAGCTACACATCAAGTAAGTGATCATGTGTATAACTGGGAACTAAGAGAGGGCTCAGAAGATTTAATCTATAAACAGATTGAAGATATAGCTTTAAGTATGAAAGCTAGTGATTACTTAGATATGCCTGAACGCATAGATACGAAACAAGTTGTTACTTTATCTAATAAAGAACGTAAGTTATATGACGAGCTTGAGAAGTATTACATCTTAGAAGATGAGACAGATGGAACGGTTGTAGCACAAAGTGGTGCGTCACTTAGTCAGAAGTTACTGCAGTTATCGAATGGAGCAGTTTATACAGATGATGAAGAAGTGAGACACATTCATGATAGAAAGCTAGATAAGTTAGAAGAGATAATCGAAGAATCACAAGGGCAACCAATCCTTTTATTCTATAGCTTTAGACATGATAAGGATAGAATACTGGAACGCTTTGATGATGTAATCACTTTAGATGATAGTGACTATAAAGATAAATGGAACAGTGGTAAAGCTAAGATACTGTTAGCACATCCAGCAAGTGCAGGACATGGACTTAACCTACAACAAGGTGGTCACATCATTGTATGGTTCGGCTTAACATGGTCATTAGAGCTATATCAACAAGCCAATGCTAGATTGTATAGACAAGGACAAGAACATACTACAATCATTCATCATATTATGACAGAGAACACAATAGACCAAAGAGTGTATCAAGCACTACAGAATAAAGAACTAACACAGGATGAATTAATGAAAGCTATTAAAGCAAGAATAGATAAGTATAAGTAA
- a CDS encoding VRR-NUC domain-containing protein, with protein MRESKIESYLVREVKKLNGLCLKWVSPGTRGVPDRIVIMPKGKTYYVEMKQPNGRVDPLQQYMHKQLKKRNHQVFTLWTKEQVNEFIKKVGD; from the coding sequence ATGAGAGAATCGAAAATCGAAAGCTATTTAGTCAGAGAAGTTAAAAAGTTAAATGGCTTATGTCTTAAGTGGGTGTCGCCTGGAACAAGAGGTGTGCCTGATAGGATAGTCATTATGCCTAAAGGCAAAACGTATTACGTTGAAATGAAACAACCGAATGGACGAGTTGATCCATTGCAGCAATACATGCATAAGCAATTAAAAAAAAGAAACCATCAAGTTTTCACGCTATGGACTAAAGAACAAGTGAATGAATTTATTAAAAAGGTAGGTGACTAA
- a CDS encoding virulence-associated E family protein: MLDKVTQLQPIKYDRDVSYAYAASRLSKHWTNHNMAWSDFMQKLSQTVRTKEDLADYNKMSKTEQADVKDVGGFVGGYLKEGKRKAGQVMNRSMLTLDLDFAAQDMTDILSMFYDFAYCVYSTHKHREISPRLRLVIPLKRNVNADEYEAVGRKVADMVGMEYFDDTTYQPHRLMYWPSTSNDAEFFFTYEDLPLLDPDEILSEYVDWTDTLEWPTSSREQSKTKHLADKQGNPEEKPGIVGAFCRAYTIEEAIETFIPELYDQHSTDRYTYHEGSTAGGLVLYEDGKFAYSHHNTDPISGQLVNSFDLVRIHLYGAQDEDMKADTPINRLPSYKAMQTKAQNDERVKKQLINDKMSNVMDDFDAIETSNDEWDETLEITSKGNFKASIPNIEIILRNDPNLKGKIAFNEFTKQIECLGKTPWNKESRHRQWQDGDDSALRSYIEKVYEIHHSGKTKDAIISVAIQNAYHPVRNYLNRLTWDGELRLERLFIKYLGVEDTEVNRTTTRKALTAGVARVMEPGCKFDYMLTLYGPQGVGKSAILKKLGGAWFSDSLVSVTGKEAYEALQGVWLMEMAELAATRKAEVEAIKHFISKQIDRFRVAYGHYIEDFPRQCIFIGTTNKVDFLRDETGGRRFWPMTVNPEKVEVKWSKLTKEEIDQIWAEAKHYYDKGEELYLDPELEEEMNAIQSKHTEESPYVGIIEEFLNTPIPKNWQDMSISERRDFYKFGDESISEQSSELVQRDKVCALEIFVECFGKDKGDGRGSMELKKITNALRQLGNWQVYDGNKEGKLKFGKEYGKQKAYVRDVDIDDLI; encoded by the coding sequence ATGTTAGACAAAGTCACACAATTACAACCAATTAAATATGATCGTGATGTGTCTTATGCTTATGCAGCAAGTCGTTTGTCAAAGCATTGGACTAATCATAACATGGCTTGGTCTGACTTCATGCAAAAGCTTTCTCAAACCGTTAGAACAAAAGAAGACCTAGCCGACTACAACAAGATGTCAAAGACTGAACAAGCTGATGTTAAAGATGTTGGTGGTTTCGTTGGTGGTTACCTAAAGGAGGGTAAGCGTAAAGCCGGTCAAGTGATGAACCGTTCAATGTTAACGCTTGACTTGGACTTTGCAGCACAAGACATGACCGACATACTTTCTATGTTCTACGACTTTGCTTATTGTGTCTATTCAACGCATAAGCATAGAGAGATTAGTCCAAGATTACGATTAGTCATTCCACTTAAACGTAATGTCAATGCAGATGAGTATGAAGCGGTCGGACGTAAAGTTGCAGATATGGTTGGCATGGAATATTTTGATGATACAACTTATCAACCACACCGCTTAATGTATTGGCCATCAACAAGTAATGATGCAGAATTCTTTTTCACTTATGAAGATTTACCACTACTAGACCCTGATGAAATTCTAAGTGAATATGTTGATTGGACCGACACTTTAGAATGGCCAACATCAAGTCGTGAGCAAAGCAAAACAAAACATTTAGCAGACAAGCAAGGTAACCCAGAAGAGAAACCAGGTATCGTTGGTGCATTTTGTAGAGCCTATACTATTGAAGAAGCGATTGAAACCTTTATACCTGAACTTTACGACCAACATAGTACAGACCGATATACCTACCACGAAGGGTCAACTGCAGGCGGTTTAGTTTTATATGAGGACGGCAAATTCGCTTATTCTCATCACAACACAGACCCAATCAGTGGTCAACTTGTTAACAGTTTTGACTTAGTGCGTATTCACTTATATGGCGCTCAAGATGAAGACATGAAAGCTGATACGCCAATTAATCGTCTACCAAGTTATAAAGCCATGCAAACAAAAGCACAAAATGATGAGCGCGTGAAAAAGCAGCTTATCAATGACAAAATGTCTAATGTTATGGATGACTTCGACGCAATCGAAACGTCAAATGACGAATGGGATGAAACGTTAGAAATTACATCAAAAGGGAACTTCAAAGCTAGCATTCCTAACATTGAGATTATCTTACGTAATGATCCTAACTTAAAAGGTAAAATCGCATTTAATGAATTTACGAAACAGATTGAATGCTTAGGCAAAACACCGTGGAACAAAGAAAGTCGACATAGACAATGGCAAGACGGAGATGATAGTGCATTACGTAGTTACATTGAAAAAGTGTATGAAATACATCATTCAGGTAAGACAAAAGATGCAATCATCAGTGTTGCAATACAAAACGCTTATCATCCAGTTAGAAATTACCTTAATAGACTAACATGGGACGGTGAGCTTAGACTTGAACGTCTATTTATTAAGTATTTAGGCGTTGAAGACACAGAAGTTAATCGCACGACAACACGTAAGGCTTTAACTGCAGGTGTCGCAAGAGTCATGGAACCTGGATGCAAATTCGACTATATGCTTACGCTTTACGGACCACAAGGTGTTGGTAAATCGGCAATACTTAAAAAGCTTGGCGGTGCTTGGTTCTCAGACAGTTTAGTATCAGTTACTGGTAAAGAAGCTTATGAAGCACTTCAAGGCGTTTGGTTAATGGAAATGGCAGAACTTGCTGCAACACGTAAAGCCGAAGTTGAAGCAATTAAGCACTTCATCTCAAAACAAATTGACCGTTTCCGTGTTGCTTATGGTCATTATATAGAAGATTTTCCACGTCAATGCATCTTCATCGGTACAACAAATAAAGTTGATTTCCTAAGAGATGAAACAGGCGGTCGTCGATTTTGGCCTATGACTGTTAACCCTGAAAAAGTAGAAGTGAAATGGTCAAAACTAACTAAGGAAGAAATTGACCAAATTTGGGCAGAAGCTAAACATTATTACGATAAAGGCGAAGAACTTTATCTAGATCCTGAACTTGAAGAAGAGATGAATGCTATTCAAAGTAAGCATACCGAAGAATCACCTTATGTAGGTATTATTGAAGAATTTCTTAACACACCTATTCCTAAGAACTGGCAAGATATGTCAATTAGTGAACGTCGAGACTTTTATAAGTTTGGTGATGAGTCGATTAGTGAGCAAAGCAGCGAATTAGTTCAAAGAGATAAAGTGTGTGCTTTAGAAATATTCGTTGAGTGCTTTGGAAAAGATAAGGGTGACGGACGAGGCTCAATGGAGCTTAAAAAGATTACGAACGCTTTAAGACAGTTAGGCAATTGGCAAGTTTATGATGGTAATAAAGAAGGCAAGCTTAAATTCGGTAAAGAATATGGTAAACAAAAAGCTTATGTTAGAGATGTAGACATAGATGATTTAATATAA
- a CDS encoding dUTP pyrophosphatase → MTNTLEFIKLSENATTPTRERLDAGFDIYAAETVMLESQEKAVIKTDVAVNIPEGYVGLLTSRSGVSSKTHLVIETGKIDAGYQGNLGINIKNDAEYIDMSDNLLVEGFGVLNIKGQATNDLHQIPNSYGIKKGDKLAQLVIVPIWTPELKEVKEFSNVSERGTDGFGSTGY, encoded by the coding sequence ATGACTAACACATTAGAGTTTATCAAACTATCAGAGAATGCAACTACACCAACACGTGAGCGTTTAGATGCCGGCTTTGACATCTATGCAGCAGAAACAGTGATGCTCGAGTCACAAGAAAAAGCAGTGATTAAAACAGATGTAGCTGTGAACATCCCAGAGGGCTATGTAGGACTTTTAACATCAAGAAGTGGCGTGAGTAGCAAGACGCATTTAGTAATCGAAACAGGCAAGATAGATGCAGGTTATCAGGGTAATTTAGGAATTAATATTAAGAATGACGCAGAATATATAGATATGTCAGACAATCTGTTAGTAGAAGGTTTCGGCGTTTTAAATATCAAAGGACAAGCAACTAATGATTTACATCAAATACCTAACTCTTACGGTATTAAAAAAGGCGACAAACTCGCACAATTGGTTATCGTACCAATTTGGACACCAGAATTAAAAGAAGTAAAGGAGTTTAGCAATGTGTCAGAGAGAGGGACAGACGGGTTCGGAAGTACAGGGTACTAA
- a CDS encoding N-6 DNA methylase, producing the protein MINDILNIRDSYQAPRKIMEILHGDIEERNKIFMEFLEAFDKDVNYDWFHEYFQDEHANRKKHKQDFTPQSISKLLVEMVGDSKGDYYEPAAGTGGIVIEKWNKDRMKHSPFDYEPRMYFYTAEELSDRTIPFLLFNMLIRGMNGLVVQCDVLTREAYGAWFIQNDENNHLGFSSLNRLPYTEDVEKELNVKFVEHKYSDIKQTEGVPAWLVE; encoded by the coding sequence ATGATCAATGACATTCTAAATATTAGAGACAGTTATCAAGCACCTAGAAAAATTATGGAAATCTTACATGGCGATATAGAAGAACGTAACAAGATATTTATGGAGTTTCTTGAAGCCTTTGATAAAGATGTCAATTACGACTGGTTTCATGAATATTTCCAAGATGAACATGCCAATCGTAAAAAGCATAAGCAAGATTTCACACCACAATCTATTAGTAAGCTACTTGTGGAAATGGTAGGAGATAGCAAAGGTGATTACTATGAGCCAGCAGCAGGAACAGGTGGCATTGTGATTGAGAAATGGAACAAGGATAGAATGAAGCATTCACCATTTGACTATGAGCCTAGAATGTATTTCTACACAGCAGAGGAGTTAAGCGACCGTACAATTCCATTCTTATTATTCAACATGCTTATTCGTGGCATGAATGGCTTGGTTGTTCAATGTGATGTATTAACACGTGAAGCATATGGCGCCTGGTTTATTCAAAATGATGAGAATAACCATTTAGGCTTTAGCAGTTTAAACCGATTGCCCTATACAGAAGATGTCGAAAAAGAATTGAATGTGAAATTTGTAGAACATAAATATTCAGATATTAAACAGACAGAAGGTGTACCAGCGTGGCTAGTGGAATGA